A DNA window from Drosophila sechellia strain sech25 chromosome X, ASM438219v1, whole genome shotgun sequence contains the following coding sequences:
- the LOC6615110 gene encoding uncharacterized protein LOC6615110 — translation MASDPANSRDQIDMDAHVSDISTSESELTSDVDTDSEGESSTLAASDTSLQASMYNLLYGESDSELEKEQENVCEETISLLAHEILCCEGDSDSEVETDGEDSDEARDYDMFGEAQECGLPTYRLMLSDEDVDNPNEVEVVGSNAIVGETIFLLEKDKDQQSEEKSESKKEEGLFFE, via the exons ATGGCCAGCGACCCTGCCAATTCCAGAGACCAGATCGACATGGACGCGCACGTGTCGGATATTTCCACTAGCGAGAGTGAGCTAACCAGCGACGTCGATACTGATAGCGAAG GCGAGAGCTCCACATTGGCCGCATCCGACACCAGTCTGCAGGCGAGCATGTACAACCTGCTGTATGGAGAATCAGACAGTGAGTTGGAGAAGGAGCAGGAGAATGTCTGCGAAGAGACTATTTCGCTGCTTGCCCACGAGATCCTCTGCTGTGAGGGCGACAGTGACTCAGAGGTGGAGACCGACGGCGAGGACAGCGACGAGGCCAGGGACTACGATATGTTTGGAGAAGCCCAAGAGTGTGGGCTGCCCACATACCGGCTCATGCTGAGCGACGAGGACGTAGATAATCCCAATGAGGTGGAAGTGGTAGGCAGTAATGCGATCGTCGGCGAGACAATCTTCCTGCTGGAAAAGGATAAGGATCAACAGAGCGAGGAGAAGTCCGAGTCAAAGAAGGAAGAAGGACTCTTTTTTGAGTAG